ATTATCGCTCAATCCAATAGACTGAGCATCCATAATCTCGTAAGTCAGCCTATTTTTGAGTACCCCATCTTGGTGAATCCCCGACTCATGAGCAAAGGCATTCGCACCAACAATCGCCTTATTAGGCTGAACCATAACTCCAGTGCGATTAGAAACCAAACGAGAAGTTTTATAAATTTGCTTAGTATCAATGTTGGTTAGAGGTTCAGTTGATTCTGCCGATCTACCCAAAAAAGGATTGAAATACTGGCGGCGTACATGAAGTGCCATAACTAGCTCCTCTAGCGCAGCATTACCAGCCCGTTCACCAATGCCATTGATCGTACATTCTAGCTGTCTAGCACCATTTTTTATTGCCTCTAAGAAGTTCGCCACCGCCAAGCCAAGATCGTTGTGACCATGAACTGAAACCACCGCCCGATCTATATTTGGTACATTGTTGCAGATGCCTTTGATTAGCTCCCCAAATTCTGTGGGAGTAGTATAGCCCACTGTATCAGGAATATTAACTGTAGTTGCTCCTGCTGCGATCGCTGCTTCTAATACCTGATAAAGATACTCCGAATCGGTGCGCACCGCATCCATTGGTGAAAACTCCACATCATCCATAAAGGACTTGGCGTAAGCTACCATTTCTTGAGCAATGTCTAAAACTTCGGCACGAGATTTTTTGAGCTGATACTCTAAATGAATATCAGAAGTAGAAATAAAAGTATGAATTCTGCCCTTTACCGCAGGTTTTAAAGCTTCAGCAGCAGCCTTAATATCCGCTTTAATCGCTCTAGCTAGACTACAGATGACTGGTCCATTTTTCGTCCCAACCTGAGCCGCAATTTTTTGTACTGCTTCAAAGTCTCCAGGACTGGCAAAAGCAAATCCCGCTTCAATTACGTCAACTCCCAGTCTAGATAGAGAATGGGCAATTTCTAGCTTTTCTTCAACGTTAAGAGTCGCGCCAGGAGATTGTTCTCCATCTCGTAAGGTGGTGTCGAAAATAATGATGCGGTTTTGTGAATTGTCCATAGTCCAAATACTTCGGGGGAATTTGCAATATTAAGAATTATAGGCGATTTACCCAACAGGATGAAGAGATTTAGAGGGTGTGTTTCTTCTAATGATATCTATTTTTTGAAGCGATTGTATTTTGGAACGCATTAATGAATAGTTTAGTTTGTTGCTGTTTGTTCCATTTCATTATGTTACGCTTGCCTAACGCATCTCACCAAAGCGATCGCGACTGCCAATTCTTTTTCGCCGACTCACACCTGTAACTAAGGCGACGCGATCTTTCAAAGCTGCTTCAGGCAAAATAATAACCCCTCAGCACCACTTAGTCGAGCTAAAAGCTAAAGATAAAAAAGACGCTGTGCTAAACATCAACGTCTTTGAATTAATCTAAATAACTAATGACTAAATCCGATCTTCCATCATTTTTTGCACGGCTTCGGCAATTTGTGCTGGCTGCACAATAGTTAAACTTTCTAACTTACCGTTGTAAGGAGTAGGAATATCTTGAGAAGATAAACGCAATACGGGTGCGTCTAATTCATCAAATAGCTGTTCGTTAATCAATGCCACCAATTCTGCACCAATACCGCCAGTTTTCATACATTCTTCCACAATGATTACCTTATGAGTTTTACGCACTGACTCACTAATGGTTTCCATATCAAACGGCTTGAGGGAAATTAAGTCAATAATTTCAGGATCGTAACCTTGTTGCTCAATAACTTTTAAGGCTTGGGTGCAGTGATGGCGCATCCGCGAGTAGGTCAAAATAGTCACGTCCTTACCTTTTCGCACCATTTCTGCCTTATCTAAAGGCAAAACATATTCATCGTCTGGTAGATCGTCTTTGAGGTTGTAAAGTAAGACGTGTTCAAAAAACAGTACGGGGTTATCATCTCGGATAGCTGCCTTCAGTAAACCTTTAGAATTATATGCTGTAGAACAAGCCACGATTTTTAATCCAGGTACAGCATGAAAATAAGCTTCTAATCTTTGAGAGTGTTCTGCACCCAATTGTCTCCCGACACCGCCAGGTCCACGAATTACCATGGGAATTTTAAAATTACCACCTGAAGTATAGCGTAGCATCCCAGCATTGTTAGCAATTTGGTTAAATGCCAACAGCAAAAAGCCCATATTCATCCCTTCAATGATAGGACGTAAGCCAGTCATAGCTGCGCCAACAGCCATACCACAAAAGCTATTTTCGGCAATGGGAGTATCTAATAAACGTAAATCGCCATATTTCTTGTATAAATCTTTGGTGACTTTATATGAACCACCATAATGTCCGACATCTTCACCCAAAACGAAGACAGTCTTATCTCTTGCCATTTCTTCGTCTGTCGCCTCTCTCAAAGCGTTAAACATTAAAGTTTCAGCCATAACACTATTTATCCTAAGTCACCAAAAATTAATACTATCATTCTTCAGATTGCTACTATGTAACCTTACCTAGTTTAGGCTTTATCGGCAAAAGCTTTTAGCCTATATCTGTACAATTGTTAGTTAAATATGACTTTAACCACTTTTAATACTTTCATTACCCAAAAAGAAGCCCTGGCTTTAATTGAATTTGCGATCGCGCAATCTCAAGCCGACGGTGTTTTTGTTAGCCTTAGTGCCAGTGAAACTGCCCTTAGTCGCTTTTCGGAAAATCAAATTAGTCAAAATGTTCGCAAGAATACTTTTAGTCTGACTGTAACCAGCTATTTTGGTAAACGTAGTGCCTCTGCCTCCACTACTGAATTAGAGCCAGACGCAATCGCCAAAACTTTAAGACGTGCTGAAGATCTGGCTCGTATTGCTCCTGAAGATCCTGAATGGGTGGAATTGTTACCGCATCAAACCTACAGCGATCGTACCCCAGCCTTTGACAAAGCTACGGCTACTTTATTGCCCCTAAAAAAAGGCGAAATTATTCAGCAGGTATGTTCTCTCAGTAAAGATGCAGGAGTCAACGGATCGGGGACATTGAGTTTCCAGGTATCCCTTTACGCTATCGGTAACTCGGCGGGGTTACGGGGTTGCGATCGCACTACCGAAGCCGACTTTAGCTTTACCGCCCGTGTTGATAATGGTTCTAGCTGGAATCGCTGTACTGCCTGGAGTATCGAGCGCTTACCGATTATCGAATTAACTGAAAAAGTAATCAAAAGAGCGATCGCTTCGCGCAATCCTCAGACGATCGAACCAGGAAACTACACCGTTATTTTTGAACCTTCTGCATTTGCTAGTTTACTACCTTGGGTAATCTGGAATCTAGATGCGCGGGCAGCCGATGAAGGACGTTCTTTTATGTCTCGTAGCGATGATTTAGGTAACCCTCTCGGTAATAAAGTTGGCGAACAGCTATTTAATCCTATTGTTCAAATACAGCGTAATGCTGCTCATCCTCTGTTGCAGGGAGGCAGGTTTTTTGGCGATGGTTTGAGCAATAATCAGCTAGACATCATCAAAGACGGTATCCCGCAAACTCTTTCTTATAGCCGCTACTGGGCAAGAGAACAAAACCAAGATCCTACAGGGGCAATGTATCCTATTGTTATGACTGGTGGCGATCGAACTGTTGCCGATCTAATTGTCAGTACTGAACGAGGTATTTTAGTTAGTCGTGCTTGGTATGTCCGTTATGTAAATCCCCGCACTTTAGAAGTTACAGGAATGACCAGAGACGGTACTTTCTTAATTGAAAACGGCGAGATTGCTTACCCAATTAAAAACCTTCGTTTTAACCAGTGTTTACCCGAAATGTTGCAAAACGTAGTGGAGTTGAGTCAAGCAAAACGCTGTGGCAGTAGCGTTATTCCTGGCTGTAAAGTTGAGAATTTCCACTTTAGCAGTATCACCGAGAGTATATAAAGGGATAAAAGATAAAGAGCAGTAGGGTGGGCAGCAAGGATAAACTTGCCTAAAATAAAAACATCATTTTATTTATGCCCACCAAATCCTAATATTGGTTACGTTTGAATAGCAAAATATTTGGATAGTTGAGAATTAGGACAATAGGGAACTGGAGAATAACTTTATTTAAAGTAATCATCCAAACTTGATACAAGATCCGCCCCCAAACTTGCAAAACATTAGAATGACATCTAAAATATTTCTAAATCATTTCAATAATTTGCAACATTTTCCTCTAGTTATAATATATAAAATTACTTTCTAAATATTAGCGGGTACAATTTTCAACAATAGTGATTTAAATAACTATTGTTGAAAAGAAAAAATTGGGCTTCGCAAAGAGAAGTTGGTGATTTTGGATAGATTTTTAATGTTTTTATGGCGATCTCATTTACCATAAGTAATTAGTAGGATGAGTAAGCGAGGGGCAACGCATATAAAAATAGTTTTCAGATGTTAAATTACTAGACTTTGCTTACGCTAAAGTCACAGTTTAGTTAACCTGAAACCCTTACGATATCTTACTTGCTACTTGCTAATTCAGTTAAGCGGTACTAGTGCGTTCTTCAACTTTATTATCATATTTTAAATGTCTATTCTTAATGGAACACATCCGACAATTTATATCTAATAGCTCAAATTAAGTTAAACTAGTTATTTAATACAATTTTTTACTTATTTACTACAATTAATTTTAAAAATTAATGGATCTATGTCTAGTTAAAGTTTTTCTACCGTTAACAAAAGAACAAAACCTCCGACAATTGCTATCTTCTTATCCTTGGTTGGAAACCGAATCTATCTTTAAATCGCAGCAACAACTTTTAGTCAACATCTTACTTGAGTCAGAACGAGTTGAGACAGTAGTTGACGATTTAAAACAAAAATTCCCTCACCTGGAAGATTGGCAACTGCTGATATTGCCAGTAGAAACAATATCGACTCAAGCTGACGCAAAATCGCCCGAAT
This sequence is a window from Coleofasciculaceae cyanobacterium. Protein-coding genes within it:
- a CDS encoding alpha-ketoacid dehydrogenase subunit beta, which produces MAETLMFNALREATDEEMARDKTVFVLGEDVGHYGGSYKVTKDLYKKYGDLRLLDTPIAENSFCGMAVGAAMTGLRPIIEGMNMGFLLLAFNQIANNAGMLRYTSGGNFKIPMVIRGPGGVGRQLGAEHSQRLEAYFHAVPGLKIVACSTAYNSKGLLKAAIRDDNPVLFFEHVLLYNLKDDLPDDEYVLPLDKAEMVRKGKDVTILTYSRMRHHCTQALKVIEQQGYDPEIIDLISLKPFDMETISESVRKTHKVIIVEECMKTGGIGAELVALINEQLFDELDAPVLRLSSQDIPTPYNGKLESLTIVQPAQIAEAVQKMMEDRI
- a CDS encoding 2-isopropylmalate synthase, which gives rise to MDNSQNRIIIFDTTLRDGEQSPGATLNVEEKLEIAHSLSRLGVDVIEAGFAFASPGDFEAVQKIAAQVGTKNGPVICSLARAIKADIKAAAEALKPAVKGRIHTFISTSDIHLEYQLKKSRAEVLDIAQEMVAYAKSFMDDVEFSPMDAVRTDSEYLYQVLEAAIAAGATTVNIPDTVGYTTPTEFGELIKGICNNVPNIDRAVVSVHGHNDLGLAVANFLEAIKNGARQLECTINGIGERAGNAALEELVMALHVRRQYFNPFLGRSAESTEPLTNIDTKQIYKTSRLVSNRTGVMVQPNKAIVGANAFAHESGIHQDGVLKNRLTYEIMDAQSIGLSDNQQIILGKHSGRNAFRTRLSELGFELSETDLNKAFVRFKEVADKKKEISDWDIEAIVSDEIRQPPELFRLELVQISCGDRSRPTATVTIRTPEGEELTDAAIGTGPVDAIYKAINRVTNIPNELIEFSVQSVTAGIDAIGEVTIRIRYKDRVYSGRAANTDIIVASSRAYIKALNRLYAALQTEEKVASQVAI
- a CDS encoding TldD/PmbA family protein; its protein translation is MTLTTFNTFITQKEALALIEFAIAQSQADGVFVSLSASETALSRFSENQISQNVRKNTFSLTVTSYFGKRSASASTTELEPDAIAKTLRRAEDLARIAPEDPEWVELLPHQTYSDRTPAFDKATATLLPLKKGEIIQQVCSLSKDAGVNGSGTLSFQVSLYAIGNSAGLRGCDRTTEADFSFTARVDNGSSWNRCTAWSIERLPIIELTEKVIKRAIASRNPQTIEPGNYTVIFEPSAFASLLPWVIWNLDARAADEGRSFMSRSDDLGNPLGNKVGEQLFNPIVQIQRNAAHPLLQGGRFFGDGLSNNQLDIIKDGIPQTLSYSRYWAREQNQDPTGAMYPIVMTGGDRTVADLIVSTERGILVSRAWYVRYVNPRTLEVTGMTRDGTFLIENGEIAYPIKNLRFNQCLPEMLQNVVELSQAKRCGSSVIPGCKVENFHFSSITESI